GCTCAAGATCGAGATGAACTTCCTGCCCGACGTCTACGTGCCGTGCGAGGTCTGCCACGGCGCCCGCTACAACCGCGAGACGCTCGAGGTGCACTACAAGGGCAAGACCGTGGCCGACGTCCTGGACATGCCGATCGAGGAGGCCGTGGACTTCTTCGCGGCGATCCCCGCGATCTCGCGCCACCTGACCACGCTCGTCGAGGTGGGCCTGGGCTACGTCCGGCTCGGGCAGCCCGCGACCACGCTCTCGGGCGGCGAGGCCCAGCGCGTCAAGCTGGCCAGCGAGCTGCAGAAGCGCAACACCGGCAGCACGGTCTACGTCCTCGACGAGCCCACCACCGGCCTGCACTTCGAGGACATCCGCAAGCTGCTCGGGGTGCTCTCCAGCCTCGTCGACAAGGGCAACACGGTGCTGGTGATCGAGCACAACCTCGACGTCATCAAGACCGCCGACTGGATCGTCGACATGGGTCCGGCCGGCGGCAACCGCGGTGGCACCGTCGTGGCCCTCGGCACGCCCGAGCAGGTGGCGGCCAACGCCGACAGCTTCACCGGCGAGTACCTCAAGCCGCTGCTCGAGCGGGCCTGACCGGGTCCGGGCGCGCAGGCTTGGGCGCCTCCGTAGGTTGTCAGCCAGGCCGACCCACCGCTCAGGAGGACCCGATGGCACCCAGCGACCCGACCCCGTCCCGCTCTGCGTCCCCGACCGCCGCTACGCAGGCGTCCGGACCCCGCCGTCGCACCACCTCGCGGCGGGCCCTGGTCGGCGGCGCGCTCGGCCTGGGGGTCGGCGTGCCCCTCGTCGCGGCGTGCGGGTCGGACGACGAGGCGTCGGGCTCCGGCTCGGGCACGAGCACGACGTCGTCGGGGCCGGTGACCACCACCTCGGACGTCCCCGTCGGCGGCGGCGTCATCCTGGCCGCCGAGAAGATCGTCGTGACCCAGCCGACCGAGAGCGAGTTCAAGGCCTTCTCGGCCGTCTGCCCCCACCAGAAGTGCCTGGTCTCCAAGATCGAGGGCGAGGACATCGACTGCGAGTGCCACGGCAGCAAGTTCTCGATCACCGACGGCTCGGTGGTCAACGGACCGGCCGAGCAGCCGCTGTCCGCGCTGACCGTGAAGGTCGACGGCCAGGACATCAGCGTCACCTGACGCCGCAGCGCCTCAGGCGTCGGACTTGACCGCGAGCACGGGGCACGGCGCGTCGAGCAGCAGCTGCTGCGCCGTGCTGCCGGTCAGGATCTTGCCGACGGGGGAGCGGCGGCGCACGCCGATCACCAGCAGGTCGGCGGAGTGACGCGTGACGGCGTCGAGGATCGCCTCGGCCGGCGGCTGGCCGTCGGTGGGCTGCTCGACGACGTGGCTCAGGCCCTTCTCGCTCAGCTGCACGTCGATGGCGTCCATCTCCTGCGCGGGCGCGAAGCTCGGGTGGGAGTAGTCGCCGTTCTTGCCGGTGTTGACCACGACGAGACGGGCACCGAAGGAGGTCGCCCACTGCTCGGCGTGGGCCAGGGCGGCCAGCCCCTCGGGGGAGGGCAGGTAGCCGACGACGACGGTCTGGACGGGGGCGCTGGAGTTCTCGGGCACGGCCCCAGCCTACGCGGGTCCGGCGCCCGAGGCGGAGCACGGATCCGGGCCCGGCCGCGGTCGGGGCTGTCGGTCGGCCCTCGTAGGGTTGCGGTGTGGCAGACCCGTCGACCTACCGACCCCGACCGGGGTCGATCCCGACGCAGCCGGGGGTCTACCGCTTCCGCGACAAGGACGGCCGGGTCGTCTACGTCGGCAAGGCCAAGTCGCTGCGGCCGCGCCTCTCGTCCTACTTCCAGGACCTCGCCCACCTGCACCCCCGCACCGCGACGATGGTCACCACCGCGGCGTCGGTGGAGTGGACGGTGGTCGGCACCGAGGTCGAGGCCCTGCAGCTGGAGTACTCCTGGATCAAGGAGTTCGACCCGCGCTTCAACGTCAAGTACCGCGACGACAAGTCCTACCCCTGGCTCGCCATCACCATGGACGAGGAGTTCCCCCGCGTCATGGTCGGACGTGGGGCCAAGCGCAAGGGCGTGCGCTACTTCGGCCCCTACGGCCACGCCTGGGCGATCCGCGAGACGGTCGACCTGCTGCTGCGGGTGTTCCCGATGCGCTCGTGCAGCAACGGCGTGTTCAAGCGCTCCCAGCAGATCGGTCGCCCGTGCCTGCTGGGCTACATCGACAAGTGCGCCGCCCCGTGCGTCGGTCGCGTCGACGCCGAGGAGCACCGCGGCATCGCGGAGGACTTCGCCGACTTCATGGGCGGCCGGACCGACGCCTTCGTCAAGCGGGTCGAGCAGCAGATGTACGCCGCGTCGCAGGAGCAGGACTACGAGCGCGCCGCGCGGCTGCGCGACGACCTGGGTGCCCTGACCCGGGCCCTGGAGAAGCAGGCCGTGGTCTTCGGCGACGGCACCGACGCCGACGTGATCGCCCTGGCCGAGGACCCCCTCGAGGTCGCGGTGCAGATCTTCCACGTGCGCTCGGGCCGCATCCGCGGCCAGCGCGGCTGGGTCGCCGACCGCGTCGACGACCTCGACACGGCCGGGCTGGTGGGGGAGTTCCTGCTGCAGCTCTACGCCGGCGAGGACGGCGACGCCATCCCGCGCGAGGTGCTGGTGCCGGCCCTGCCCGACGACACCGACGTCTTCGAGCAGCTGCTCAGCGAGAGCCGCGGCTCCAAGGTGGGCATCCGGGTCCCGCAGCGCGGCGACAAGCGCACCCTGCAGGAGACGGTGGCCAAGAACGCCCAGCAGTCCCTGGTGCTGCACAAGACCAAGCGCGCCAGCGACCTCACGGTGCGCAACCAGGCCCTCGAGGAGATTCAGGAGGCGCTCGACCTGCCGTCGGCGCCGCTGCGCATCGAGTGCTACGACATCTCCAACCTGCAGGGCACCGAGGTGGTGGCCTCGATGGTCGTCTTCGAGGACGGGCTGGCCCGCAAGAGCGAGTACCGCCGGTTCGTGATCCGCGGGGTCGACGGCCAGAACGACGTCGCGTCCATGCACGAGGTGATCACCCGGCGCTTCCGCCGGCTGCTCGACGAGCGCATCGAGCACGGTGACCTGGGCAGCGGCGAGGTGGACCCGGAGGCGGGCCCGATGCTGATCGACCCCGACACCGGACGACCGCGCAAGTTCGCCTACACGCCCGGCCTCGTGGTCGTCGACGGCGGCCCGCCCCAGGTCGCGGCGGCCCGTCGCGCCCTCGACGAGCTCGGCATCGACGACGTGCCGCTGTGCGGCCTGGCCAAGCGGCTCGAGGAGGTCTGGGTGCCCGGCGAGGAGGACCCGGTCATCCTGCCGCGCTCCAGCGAGGGCCTCTACCTGCTCCAGCGGATCCGCGACGAGGCCCACCGCTTCGCGATCAACCACCACCGCTCGCGCCGCTCCAAGACGATGGTGGAGAGCCTGCTCGACGACGTGCCCGGCCTCGGGGAGGTGCGCCGGCGCACGCTGATCAAGCACTTCGGCTCGCTGAAGAAGCTGCGGGCTGCGACGATCGAGCAGATCGCCGAGGTGCCCGGCATCGGGACCCGCACGGCGACGGCCATCAGCGAGGCCGTGGCCAACCGGCCCGGCTCGGTCGGCGTCAACACCGCGACGGGCGAGATCGAGGAGGGGTGATGACGGAGCCGCAGCACGACCCCGTCCACGAGCGGGCCCAGCAGGACCACCCGCAGGGCGAGCTGGTGGTCGTCACCGGCATGACCGGTGCGGGACGCAGCACGGCCGCCAAGGAGCTCGAGGACCTCGGCTTCTTCGTCGTCGACAACCTGCCGCCCGAGCTGGTGGGCGACGTGGTGCGCCTGGTCGACGACAAGCGCGGCATCGACCACCCGGTGGCGGTCGTGGTCGACG
This genomic interval from Nocardioides scoriae contains the following:
- a CDS encoding Rieske (2Fe-2S) protein is translated as MAPSDPTPSRSASPTAATQASGPRRRTTSRRALVGGALGLGVGVPLVAACGSDDEASGSGSGTSTTSSGPVTTTSDVPVGGGVILAAEKIVVTQPTESEFKAFSAVCPHQKCLVSKIEGEDIDCECHGSKFSITDGSVVNGPAEQPLSALTVKVDGQDISVT
- the uvrC gene encoding excinuclease ABC subunit UvrC, which gives rise to MADPSTYRPRPGSIPTQPGVYRFRDKDGRVVYVGKAKSLRPRLSSYFQDLAHLHPRTATMVTTAASVEWTVVGTEVEALQLEYSWIKEFDPRFNVKYRDDKSYPWLAITMDEEFPRVMVGRGAKRKGVRYFGPYGHAWAIRETVDLLLRVFPMRSCSNGVFKRSQQIGRPCLLGYIDKCAAPCVGRVDAEEHRGIAEDFADFMGGRTDAFVKRVEQQMYAASQEQDYERAARLRDDLGALTRALEKQAVVFGDGTDADVIALAEDPLEVAVQIFHVRSGRIRGQRGWVADRVDDLDTAGLVGEFLLQLYAGEDGDAIPREVLVPALPDDTDVFEQLLSESRGSKVGIRVPQRGDKRTLQETVAKNAQQSLVLHKTKRASDLTVRNQALEEIQEALDLPSAPLRIECYDISNLQGTEVVASMVVFEDGLARKSEYRRFVIRGVDGQNDVASMHEVITRRFRRLLDERIEHGDLGSGEVDPEAGPMLIDPDTGRPRKFAYTPGLVVVDGGPPQVAAARRALDELGIDDVPLCGLAKRLEEVWVPGEEDPVILPRSSEGLYLLQRIRDEAHRFAINHHRSRRSKTMVESLLDDVPGLGEVRRRTLIKHFGSLKKLRAATIEQIAEVPGIGTRTATAISEAVANRPGSVGVNTATGEIEEG
- a CDS encoding universal stress protein, with product MPENSSAPVQTVVVGYLPSPEGLAALAHAEQWATSFGARLVVVNTGKNGDYSHPSFAPAQEMDAIDVQLSEKGLSHVVEQPTDGQPPAEAILDAVTRHSADLLVIGVRRRSPVGKILTGSTAQQLLLDAPCPVLAVKSDA